In the Kribbella sp. NBC_00482 genome, one interval contains:
- a CDS encoding protealysin inhibitor emfourin — MIVSVTRSGGFAGLTKQGELDTSSQPDADRLEAAVRELEAKDLGTGRPRPDRYVYRLEVRDAAADVTQHTVAEQDVDATTAWLLDRILG, encoded by the coding sequence ATGATCGTCAGCGTGACCCGCAGCGGCGGTTTCGCCGGGCTGACCAAGCAGGGCGAGCTGGACACCAGCAGCCAGCCGGACGCGGACCGCCTGGAGGCCGCGGTCCGCGAACTGGAGGCCAAGGACCTGGGCACCGGGCGGCCGCGGCCGGACCGGTACGTGTATCGGCTGGAGGTGCGTGACGCCGCCGCCGACGTCACGCAGCACACGGTCGCAGAGCAGGACGTGGACGCGACCACAGCCTGGCTGCTGGACCGCATCCTCGGTTAG